From the genome of Phoenix dactylifera cultivar Barhee BC4 chromosome 5, palm_55x_up_171113_PBpolish2nd_filt_p, whole genome shotgun sequence:
GAGGCGATACAGAGTCTAGAAAAGTCTACAAGCCCAGCCCATATCTCGCATCAAACCATTATCGGAAGCAACAAAGCTGAAACATAGGATGCATCGCCCATCGGAGCGAGCTAAGGTCTCCGAAACCAATACAACAATGCCATTCTAAGGCCGGACAAAATGAGCACAACCCAGTAGAATACTTCCCAAGATCCATGCAATTAAGCAGCACACATCTTCCTGACCAAAATGGCAATATTTATCGAGTGGGTCCTTGGTGCTTCTTGTGGCCGAGTGTGTGGCGGCGTGTCCATGACAAGTCCTTCCAAGGCAACGGGCATTAGTATAAGCATTGATTGATGGATTCTAAGTGGGAATAGTCAGCCAAGCTCCTCATCATATCTTGAAtgatagagagagaggggaagcaTATCCCGTGATTCGTGAGTTGGTTGGCTGTTGATAGATGGCATGAGAACACGTGATTCTCGGGTCCGAATGGCAGGAGGAAATGGACGATTGGCTGAGGATTTTAGTGGGGAAAGGAAAGGTGGTGATATATGAAATCCTTTTCGGTGCCTTGCTCGGGGGGTCCGGGGCTTGTCGTGGCTCGAGATGGCGTTGCGGATTCTAGCGGTCGACGCGTCCCGGCACTGGGAATACGTGTGGTACGCGTTCGATTGCCCGTTTTACTTCTGCCGGTGCTCGATGCACTGATTCTAAAGAAATGCCGCTGAGACGTAGGCAGCACGGCGCGGGAACGAAAGTGGGGCCCACTCTTCAGCCATAGGGCGTGGACTTGGGGGGACCATACGCTAgagggggcgtttggtaacccAAACAGAAACACCACAGTGATCTAAGATTTACCGTGATCTAAATACTAGGATGATTTTTTCTCAGTAATCTAAAACCAATGTATTTAGTAGGTCATGATTcagtaattaaaaatttttaggtatccatgagtaaccagggccggcccgagccttaggcgaaGGCCCCGGGCCAACGGAAGGCCCCCGGAaggtgaagagagagagagagagagagagggagggagggagggagggaccgtgaccaaaaggaagcaaaggccccatataaaacgggatgagctggctacgagtcttcccccttgatggaagggaggtggagagtttcttggcctgcagaggggaaaTTTAGGAAGTGGGGGacggtagttttgttttggatggagagagagagagagagagagagaggagggatttggttggcttgatacacgcctgaagccactcttacctttcatcccttctcttgtttggttttggtcttggttttccttccctcacattactcctgatccagctcggccatcaggaagaaagggggattggaaatggacttcttggagggtggagattcttttaattttctcctctcggtttcttctctcctcttgggtggtagagagagaaggagggagggggttgaatggctgctgtgctgtgatgttgcggttgctgcttgggtactcacttgaaggggagatggagggatgggacttttattaattagatggagtcaatttcccataatgcccctactttctcttatagagaagctcctggacaaattcttttctttaccttgaccatgaagtgccatgggatgaccttttcctattccgCTCTTGCTTAATATGATAAACaatattgccaagcattatctcagttatttaatcagttttatggcccttcttttaggataattacttttctgcatttctattcaaaaataatattaaattaaaaagatttcttgcctatctttgttagattcatgtacctttgttgaaatagtgtacttgatagctatccattttcatatcattttttttaatattttatatttattaaaaaaatttattattaaaaaaaaggcctcattcattggattcgccttaggcccccaaatgtattgggccgcccctgtgaGTAACTTATTTGGTATGGTACGGAGATTCAAGATCACCGActacataataccacaaatattcttgatatatcttagatggatttttttttttagttttcatAAATAAAAATGTAAATCAATATACTAATTTctataattttgtcacatattctacttttagtagcccttatcatatatttattaatcatataaaatatattataataaaatattaatatatttatcaatatattaattattaatatattctataaaaatatatttattacttctataaattattaatcttataaaaatatgttatttttcattatagaaataatatttttatttatacttataatagattttttaatactaataattattttgattagaaaaataaggtacataggagtaatatattaaatattttcattacataaatataaaatataataatatatttttagtataatttaaaattatccttcaataatagtatgattagtaatatattataatataatatattattaatatatatataatattgacataatatattgatggtatattgatatatcaatttttctactAAATTGAGGAATATTTTTGCCTTTAACTTTCAACCCAGAATCACTGTCCTGGGGTGATTTTAGATTTCCGACCTTAAGAACGGGTATCCCATCACCGAATTGGATGGTGATTTGAGGAGTAGAGATGATTTAGGATCACCGCCATGTAGAATcaccgtggtgcaaccaaacgcgGTGATCTCATCATCTCCACTCACATCACTCTCGATCCTGAAACGATCACCCCACACCAAACGCCTTCAGAGGAGTAATGCAGCGAGGCCCAACAAGGATACCAACGTGGGTTACCTGCACCGAAAATGTGCGAAAACGTGGCACGATCTAATTGAGGGTATTCCACGGCCATGCAAAATTACCAATAACCTTGTGCCACACGGTATTCGAGCTATGACGACGTAATGGTTGGGTGGGCCTAATCTTGTGGTACGACGGCCAAGAAAATCGGCTGTTCGTTTCCAAACAGAAAAGATGTTGCTCGATGAATCTTGATCGTTCACCTAGATGAATCTCAACCATTCacctaatttaaatttttatataattaaactaaatctaattctatactatcaaattaaattttaataaataatatatacagTATTTTttagtagaattaaatttacattgttgaaaatattttggCTAGAAACTGTTGTCTTCATTTTATAGAaacattataaaaaataatttattagaaCAAAATTAGAAATTGAAAAGAGCTAATGAGTACGGTTGCTCCTTCGTATgcctataaaaaaaattataaaaagtcGGAAGTAAAAGAATATTATCTGTGAAAAAAactcagtaagaatcccaactagtctttaaaaaaaaaaaaagaaagcattttacagaaaatatattttaaaatatttaaaatgactAAATATTAGGGGATTAAAAAGGGGGGGGAGATCAAGATGGGGTAGGGTGGAGGGTATGCACGAGGCTTGGTTGGTAGGCGCTGACGCTTCTCCACTTGGGTCGGCTTCCCATGGCCCCCGATTTTTTCCACTACCGTCGAATGAGGCTCGCCTTTTTCTCTCCAAAccatcctcctctcttctcaggtaggcgcgcgcgcgcgcgcacgcaTTATTAGGAGGGATGGCCGGATGGGCAGAAGACAGAGATCGAGCACCGCCACCATGCATGGCTCCGCTTCCACTGTCGACCCCATCCCCACCACCACCACATACTACTCCCACTTGAGGGGCCTTCGTTGGGGGTAAGCAGGTTGGAGGAGCCAGGAAGTCGCCTCCTTCGCTGCATGGATCTGCGTTGTTCCATGGGCGAACAATGGCGGCGGTAGCGTGGCATCCTTGATGGACCACTGCGAGGTGCAGTGGCCCAAGACGTAGCCGGACCTACtcgctggggggagaagggggatgGCGGCATTGCCCAAGGAGAGGAGGTTGGGCAAGGGTGGTGGCGAGAAGGATATTGGCGAAGGCATGAACGTAATGGTGCAGAGGGGCTTGGGTTTGGTGCGGGTGATGGATGGCGTCAACGAAGTAGACTTATTTTCTTATCATGTGACCGTAattcttaataaaattaataaagatAGATCATcgcaatgaaaaaataaattatgagatttaattaatattttattaaaaattttgcTCCAATTCGAAGGAGTGTCCCTttaaagtttttcttttgaatacgCAGACGACGCGCCGCCTTCCTTCCTCGTTACCATGtcgatggcggcggcggcggcggcggcggcaccgGCAGTGGCCGCGAGGGCCTCCAAGACTTCCATCTATTCCCAGGAAACCCGCTCGCCTCTCTCCAACCCCAATCTCCGATTCCCAACCCGCCCCTCCTTCCCGAAATACCCCTCCTTTTCCCGATGTGCCCCCGagcccctcttcctctccacctcTCCCCGCGCTGCCGTCGCCGCCTCGTCCCCCGagcccctcttcctctccacctcTCCCCGCGCTGCCGTCGCCGCCTCGTCCCCCTCGCCAACGACCTTCCATGGTCCCTGCTACGTCCTCGGCGACAACATCGACACCGACCAGATCATCCCAGCGGAGCACCTGACCCTCGTCCCCTCCAAGCCGGACGAGCACCgcaagctcggctcgttcgcccTCTCCGGCCTCCCCTCCGCCGCCTACACCGTCCCCTTCGTCCCCTCCGGCGCGGCTTCCACCCCCTTCCCGGTCGTCATCGCCGGCGCCAACTTCGGCTGCGGCTCCTCCCGCGAGCACGCCCCCGTCGCCCTCGGCGCCGCCGGTGTCCTGGCCGTCGTCGCGGAGCACTACGCCCGGATCTTTTTCCGGAACTCCGTCTCCACCGGCGAGATGTTCCCCTTGGAGTCCGAGGAGACGGGGATCTGGAAGGAGTGCACCACCGGGGATATCGTGACCGTAGATCTCGACGGGATCCGGCTGATCAACCACACCACGGGGAAGGAGTACCGGTTGAAGCCGATCGGAGACGTGGGGCCGGTGATTGAGGCTGGGGGAATCTTCGCCTACGCGAGGAAGACCGGGATGATCGCTTCGGCATCGACGGCttagggtaaaggtgggatctttctttctttccaggcTACTTTTTGCATGGAAATTTAGGAGAAGTACTGAAATGAAATGGGCATTAAGTTTGGCATAAATAAATCCGCTTCTGGAGCAAATGGATATCTCGTTTCATTATTGATAATTAACATTGGACATTAGGTTACGACTttgtcttgatttttttttcttatgttgATTGTGGAAGATGATTGTCTCATTTGATTATGCTCTGGtcgttaaaatatttattttgtgttTCATATTGCTTTTGGTTTCGTTAATACTAACGTCGTACTAATGTTCTATTGCTCTGTTCAATgaaattaagaaaatagtttttAACTGCTAAACAGGTCAAAACGGAGGTTGGTTTGTCACATAGATGGGGATACTTAGCTTTAGCTTGCATTTGGATGCACTAAAGGTCATCATTTGCTAATCTCTTCTAGGTTCTCATACCCCTTGTAATTTAGAAACCTGCTAAAACAATCAGCCTCTTTGATTTCAGTAGTATTGATTTTGCGACACCTTTTGAATTGATGAGCTTTAATGGATttcctcccctttttttttataaggtGGTGATAGATGTTACATTTTGCTTATGATGATTATTTTGGCGAAACTTAGTTGCATTTTATCATCATGATAGTCAAGCATGTGGGTTTTATGGAATTCACTTCCAGATTATTTTAGGATCTGGTTGGTTGCAAcaaaaattttgtgaaaacTTATTGTCTTATCAAAGGCTAGATTTTCATTTGTCTCAGCCAGAAACTGACAATTGGAAAGCTTATATCTATAGAAAACTTTTCCTTTCTATGGTAAAATTTCATTTTCCCTTTTACATAGGTTTCCTTGCAACCAAGGAAACCCTTGGTATTTAAGGCTCTCCTGATTTATACATGTATAGTTGTTGCAAGATGTCTTGGATGAGTAGGTTAGCCTTAAGTCCTCAACACTTCATTCTCATGTGCATCGATAGAGTGGCACTGATGATTGCAAAATATTGCTGCATCTTTAAAATTTGTCATCCCTCTTTGCTTGTCCTTACCATGGATTGAAAAACAGCCAGAATTGGATGATACCATACCGTTCTAATGCGAAACCGGCACCAGTATAGGTTTTGGGATACTGAAATCATTTTGCCGGTATGTACCAACCATACTGGTCCATACCATGGTACCATACCAAGTATACCGGTCGGTATTGGcagttttttattctttttaatattttcagtTTTGATACACATAGTTAGTACTGGTATTGGACCAATACCATGCCCATTCCGATGGAAAAATCATATGGGGCTTAGTACTGGTATTTAAAACTGAACTTGTTTTGATTGTCGTGTACATTATCAACATATACATTTAAAGTTCAGTATGGGCATCTGAAAATGATGCTTACCTTATTTTCCTTCTTTTGCAAAACACATCTTGGTTCATGTGTTCACCCCATCTCCATTCATTCTCTCATGACTCTTCTCCTAGAGCTCCTCTCATCTGCTGACATatttgagagaggaagagagaggcctTTTAGCATCACAAATGCACTAAACACAAGAAAGCTACTTCTGCATGTGAACTGAGATTTGGATGACACCTGTAAGAATAGATGCCATCCGACATGAAAGTCGGCCTTGGCTAATATTCCAGAATTTGGATATGTAGAATATGCGGCttcatagcttaattaataaTCTGTAATTCTTCTTGTTATGCAGACTTTTAGCTGTTGTCCCTAATTTTGAGTTGGAGCAAGAAGACCAAAGGAGTGGTACTGGTGAATGAAAATTCGATGTGGGATTTcaggaaaaaatttaaaaaatcttATATTAGGCAATATTAGCATAAACAAGATGTTTCTGTCTAGaaagattaaaatatgaaacatATTCACAGAAGAATGACACGTTATGCTTTTTAGGATAATAGAAGAATGAAAAGTGACTTATGAGGGGATAAGTACTGCCAAATCAAAAAAAACTAATATCTTTCAAGAAATAGAATTTCAGGCAGTGACAGTCAAAATTGCAAGTACTTTTGGTGTTTtcatgaaaaaattctttttttagGGAATACAAAATTTCTTCACAATTGACCATTcagtataaaaataataaaaaaaaagacacgAA
Proteins encoded in this window:
- the LOC103704661 gene encoding 3-isopropylmalate dehydratase small subunit 1-like produces the protein MAPDFFHYRRMRLAFFSPNHPPLFSDDAPPSFLVTMSMAAAAAAAAPAVAARASKTSIYSQETRSPLSNPNLRFPTRPSFPKYPSFSRCAPEPLFLSTSPRAAVAASSPEPLFLSTSPRAAVAASSPSPTTFHGPCYVLGDNIDTDQIIPAEHLTLVPSKPDEHRKLGSFALSGLPSAAYTVPFVPSGAASTPFPVVIAGANFGCGSSREHAPVALGAAGVLAVVAEHYARIFFRNSVSTGEMFPLESEETGIWKECTTGDIVTVDLDGIRLINHTTGKEYRLKPIGDVGPVIEAGGIFAYARKTGMIASASTA